The segment TGCCCCGCACCGGCCAGCGCCATCCCCATCAGCATGACGAGCAAGAGCACGCCGAGGTAGGTGAAACCCTGCTCACCAGTCCGCATAGAGGCTCCCGTCCCGCGCGCGCCCGGGGGCGCCGCTCTTGACGTCGTAGACGCTGCCCGGCGCGCCGTCCGGTGGCGGCAGTGCCACCCACAGGTCAGTGCGCTCGGTCATCGGGTCCAGCGGCAGGGCACGCAGGTAGCGCTGGGCAACCAGCTCCTCGATCGAATCCGGATAGCGCCCGGTGTCGCCGTAGAACTGGTCCAGGGCCTCGCGCATGACGGAAAGGCTCTGGCGCAGGGTGGTCTCCCTGGAGTTCTCCAGGCTGGAGAAATAGCGCGGCACGGCGATGGTCATCAGCGTGGCGATGATGGCCATGACCACCAGCAGTTCGATGAGGGTGAAACCCTTCTGCCGAACCATCTTCACCACTCCCGATACGCTGTGCCGTTGAGGCCGTCGCCCTTGGCCAGGGAATAGACGTCGAACACGTCCACGCCGGGGCGCGGGTCGTCCGCCGGGCTGGTATAGGCACGCAGGCCCCAGCTTTGCGCCGGCTCCTGGCGTGCATCGGCGAAGGGGTCGCGGGGGATGCGGCGCAGGAAGTAGATGCGCTCGCCCTTGATGCTGCGCAGGTCGCGCACGCCATCCACCAGCACCTGCAGCGACGGCGGGTAGCCGGAGCTGGCGGCGGACTTCTCGATATGCCCGGCGTCGGCTGCCAGCTTGTAGGCGTCGATGGCGTCGCGGATTTCGTAGAGGGCGACCTTGAGTTCCTGCTCCTTGCCCCGGCGGATCACCGTCTCGGCCAGCGGCGCGGCCATGCTGGCGAGCAGGCCGAGGATGGCCATGGCAATCACCAGTTCGATCAGCGAGAAAGCGGCCTGGCGTTGCATGGTTCAGGGCCTCCCGCTGGCGGGGGTGGGCGTGACCACCACGGCCGCTGCGTCGGGCAGTTCCACGCCGAGGGCCTCCACCGGGCCACGCACGGTCGGCACGCGCATGCTGCTCTCGGTGCCGGACGGGAACTCCATGTCGTAGGGGCTCTGGTACGGCAGGTTGCGCACGATGCGTGGGGTGATCGACAGCACCAGCTCCGACTTGGCGACCTGGTCGTTGTTGCTGCCGAACAGCCGGCCCACGCCGGGGATGTCGCCGAGGCCGGGAATCTTGTTGCCGCTGTTGGCCTGGTCGTTGCGCACCAGGCCGGCCAGCACCTGGGTCTCGCCGTCACGCAGGCGCAGGGTGGTCTGGGCGTTTCGGGTATCCACCTGGACCGGGATGGTGCCCTGCTGGGTCGGCGGCAGCGAGGTGGCGTTGCTCACCTCCAGGGCGATCTTGATGGCCACCTCGTTGTTCAGGTGCACCGTGGGCTGCACCTCCAGCTTCAGGCCGACGTCGAGGTAGGTGATGCTCTCGGTGATCACCGGCCCCTGGGTGGACGGCACGGCGGTGGCGCTGACGATGGGCACCCGCTGGCCGATGTGGATGCGCGCCTGTTCGCGGTTGCTGACCCGCAGCACCGGGCTGGCCAGGGTGTTCACGTCGTTGTCCTGGGCGTTGATCTTCAGTTGCGGCGACGGCGAGATGCTGATGCGGCCCGAATCGATGCCCTTGAGCTGGTCGAGGATGGTCACCGGCGAGCCATCATCGTTGATCACGCCGAAGGTGTTGGGCCATTGCAGGCCGAGGTCGACGATGCGCTTGCGCGACACCTCCATCACTTCCACTTCCAGCACCACCTCGGGGTTGGACTGGTCCTGGGCCTGGAACAGCTTCTCGGCCATGCGCACCGCGTCGGGCGTGTCGCGCATGGTCAGGGTGTTGAGGCGTTCGTCGATGAACACGTCGCGGGTTTTCAGCAGCGTCTTGACCAGGTTCATCGCCGTCGCCGCATCGGTGTTGGTGAGGTAGAAGGTACGCA is part of the Pseudomonas lalkuanensis genome and harbors:
- a CDS encoding type II secretion system protein, giving the protein MVRQKGFTLIELLVVMAIIATLMTIAVPRYFSSLENSRETTLRQSLSVMREALDQFYGDTGRYPDSIEELVAQRYLRALPLDPMTERTDLWVALPPPDGAPGSVYDVKSGAPGRARDGSLYADW
- a CDS encoding type II secretion system protein, with amino-acid sequence MQRQAAFSLIELVIAMAILGLLASMAAPLAETVIRRGKEQELKVALYEIRDAIDAYKLAADAGHIEKSAASSGYPPSLQVLVDGVRDLRSIKGERIYFLRRIPRDPFADARQEPAQSWGLRAYTSPADDPRPGVDVFDVYSLAKGDGLNGTAYREW
- a CDS encoding type II secretion system protein GspD, encoding MKRLAYHLALVLLCGCTTNLAQREGLDLIDAGQFEEGLARLEQEARESPNDVGAQMAVTTQRARAVKALLSDGDLARTQRDFATARLNYERVLRIEKHNQRALDGLHVIEQQRNIQDMLRQGQTDLRRGDVVGAGRQVRGILALDPEHEGARELQRSIEVVQARSVAPYPQLRSRLDRPVTLEFRDANLKVIFEVLAQTSGLNFIFDKDVRPDLKATIFVREVPIEDAVELLLQQNQLHQRVVNDNTIVVYPDSPQKLKDYQDLVMRTFYLTNTDAATAMNLVKTLLKTRDVFIDERLNTLTMRDTPDAVRMAEKLFQAQDQSNPEVVLEVEVMEVSRKRIVDLGLQWPNTFGVINDDGSPVTILDQLKGIDSGRISISPSPQLKINAQDNDVNTLASPVLRVSNREQARIHIGQRVPIVSATAVPSTQGPVITESITYLDVGLKLEVQPTVHLNNEVAIKIALEVSNATSLPPTQQGTIPVQVDTRNAQTTLRLRDGETQVLAGLVRNDQANSGNKIPGLGDIPGVGRLFGSNNDQVAKSELVLSITPRIVRNLPYQSPYDMEFPSGTESSMRVPTVRGPVEALGVELPDAAAVVVTPTPASGRP